A genomic region of Deltaproteobacteria bacterium contains the following coding sequences:
- a CDS encoding c-type cytochrome — translation MRKTIVALAGLAMVAGCGGQKSGYGANAGSVAISRDGKLVYAVDTDNDALEVTDSNTLQKVTEVKVGHLPARVVVGADERIYISNRGERTVSVLDRNDNFAEKARLPVGVEPVGLALDATGSKLYVVSATDLDDASHGTLTAFDTASLKQEWMVQVGEEPRGVAVVGDKAYVTAFKKGAITTVDLKQHQVSGGIDLSSPDQHNTQVEPDANPNDMAPEAVVDVTPSPDGTRVYAPHLWALTASITADRTLSGGPSSGSAYGSSGPCQSGGSIVSAGIATVDTTTDTSKVDSLSVCNDPGSSPNPGDPSTGPKDFPPSLMATGTAHVIQGPAAAVVDPSGMWLFVANKNSDNVVVMPTHTRTIGGDDSTTRIVVPLEGGAGADGIALSKDGKTAFVYGQFTHKLYVIRQGVSSTELKVSNAISLAGDTLPADQVEGRKLFFSATNPQMTAQNVGIACASCHLEGREDGHVWHLSDGPRQTPSLAGRKLELTAPYHWAGLFPTLGGFFTETIIGRMGGKGLEPAQQDQLTTFIEAMPVPENPFQGRPDLADAQTRGLQAFVKAGCVGCHAGPAVTDNSLHNVGTLTTADRLEILAGGVEDTTNEPNFPQLQAVNTPSLLGLARTAPYLHDGSLQTIRERLNQAAEPNTNGQGERHGDTSMLSSAEMDDLETYLKSL, via the coding sequence ATGCGGAAGACGATCGTCGCGCTGGCAGGCTTGGCCATGGTGGCGGGGTGTGGAGGCCAGAAGTCCGGGTATGGCGCCAACGCGGGCAGCGTGGCCATCTCGCGCGACGGCAAGCTGGTCTACGCCGTCGACACCGACAACGACGCGCTCGAGGTCACCGACTCGAACACGCTCCAGAAGGTGACCGAGGTGAAGGTCGGTCACCTCCCGGCTCGCGTGGTCGTCGGCGCCGACGAGCGCATCTACATCTCCAACCGCGGCGAGCGCACGGTGTCCGTGCTCGATCGCAACGACAACTTCGCGGAGAAGGCGCGCCTTCCCGTCGGCGTCGAGCCCGTCGGCCTCGCGCTCGACGCCACCGGCTCCAAGCTTTACGTGGTCAGCGCCACCGACCTCGACGACGCCTCGCACGGCACGCTCACCGCCTTCGACACCGCCTCGCTCAAGCAAGAGTGGATGGTGCAGGTCGGCGAGGAGCCGCGGGGCGTGGCCGTCGTCGGCGACAAGGCCTACGTGACCGCGTTCAAGAAGGGCGCGATCACCACCGTCGACCTCAAGCAGCACCAGGTCTCTGGCGGCATCGACCTCTCCAGCCCCGACCAGCACAACACGCAGGTCGAGCCGGACGCGAACCCCAACGACATGGCCCCCGAAGCCGTCGTGGACGTGACGCCTTCGCCGGACGGCACCCGCGTCTATGCGCCGCACCTCTGGGCGCTCACCGCGAGCATCACCGCGGATCGCACCCTGTCGGGCGGCCCGAGCAGCGGCAGCGCGTATGGCTCGTCGGGTCCGTGCCAGAGCGGCGGCTCCATCGTGAGCGCGGGCATCGCGACCGTGGACACCACCACCGACACCTCGAAGGTGGACTCGCTCTCCGTGTGCAACGACCCGGGCTCGTCGCCGAACCCCGGCGACCCGAGCACCGGCCCCAAGGACTTCCCGCCCTCGCTGATGGCCACCGGCACCGCCCACGTCATCCAGGGTCCCGCGGCCGCGGTGGTTGACCCGAGCGGCATGTGGCTGTTCGTCGCGAACAAGAACTCGGACAACGTGGTGGTGATGCCCACGCACACCCGCACCATCGGCGGCGATGACAGCACGACCCGCATCGTGGTGCCCCTCGAGGGCGGCGCGGGCGCGGACGGCATCGCCCTGTCCAAGGACGGCAAGACGGCGTTCGTCTACGGCCAGTTCACCCACAAGCTCTACGTGATCCGCCAGGGCGTGAGCTCCACCGAGCTCAAGGTCAGCAACGCCATCTCGCTCGCCGGCGATACGCTGCCGGCGGATCAGGTCGAAGGCCGCAAGCTCTTTTTCAGCGCCACCAATCCGCAGATGACGGCGCAGAACGTCGGCATCGCCTGCGCGAGCTGCCACCTCGAGGGCCGCGAGGACGGCCACGTGTGGCACCTGTCGGATGGTCCGCGCCAGACCCCGAGCCTGGCCGGCCGCAAGCTGGAGCTGACTGCGCCGTACCACTGGGCGGGCCTGTTCCCGACGCTGGGCGGCTTCTTCACCGAGACCATCATCGGCCGCATGGGTGGCAAGGGTCTCGAGCCTGCACAGCAGGACCAGCTCACCACGTTCATCGAGGCCATGCCCGTTCCGGAGAACCCGTTCCAGGGTCGTCCGGACCTGGCGGATGCCCAGACCCGCGGCCTGCAGGCCTTCGTGAAGGCCGGCTGCGTGGGCTGCCACGCCGGCCCGGCGGTCACAGACAACAGCCTCCACAACGTGGGCACGCTGACCACGGCAGACCGCCTGGAGATCCTCGCCGGCGGGGTGGAGGACACCACCAATGAGCCCAACTTCCCGCAGCTCCAGGCGGTGAACACGCCGTCGCTGCTGGGCCTGGCCCGTACGGCGCCGTACCTCCACGACGGCTCGCTGCAGACGATTCGCGAGCGCCTCAACCAGGCGGCCGAGCCGAACACCAACGGCCAGGGCGAGCGCCACGGCGACACCAGCATGCTCAGCTCGGCGGAGATGGACGACCTGGAGACGTACCTGAAGTCGCTCTAG
- a CDS encoding cobalamin B12-binding domain-containing protein encodes MSTASDRKLRILVAKPGLDGHDRGAKIIARALRDAGMEVIYTGLHQTPEMIVNAAIQEDVDAVGMSIMSGAHMTLFPAVIDLLRSKNASDILIFGGGIIPDGDIPELKKKGVAEIFLPGSSTQDIVAWINKNVRVRESA; translated from the coding sequence ATGAGCACCGCTTCCGACCGCAAGCTGCGCATCCTGGTGGCCAAGCCTGGCCTCGACGGCCATGACCGCGGGGCGAAGATCATCGCCCGCGCCCTGCGCGACGCGGGCATGGAGGTCATCTACACCGGCCTGCACCAGACGCCGGAGATGATCGTCAACGCGGCCATTCAAGAGGATGTGGACGCGGTGGGCATGTCGATCATGTCGGGCGCGCACATGACGCTCTTCCCCGCGGTGATCGATCTGCTCCGCAGCAAGAACGCGAGCGACATCCTCATCTTCGGCGGCGGCATCATCCCCGACGGCGACATCCCCGAGCTCAAGAAGAAGGGCGTGGCGGAGATCTTCCTGCCGGGCTCGAGCACGCAGGACATCGTCGCCTGGATCAACAAGAACGTGCGGGTGCGCGAGAGCGCGTAG
- a CDS encoding class I SAM-dependent methyltransferase yields the protein MSLSLDAILLRALQARSGLRDPQWQGALRLFNGFLEGNSELAVDLFARTAVVHDHAASASEASAQLATVETFVREHLPEVRALLVKSKQSADPEARRGVLRFGTSADLDRRVRENGVAYALDLRLNQDASLYLDTRELRAWAKAKLADQIVLNTFAYTGSLGVAARAAPAKRVVQTDLNRAYLNLAKDSYALNRWPVVRSDFRGGDFFEVMGELKRQGALFDCVFVDPPFFSTTDKGTVDLEKEFARLLNKVRPLVGDGGRLVAVNNALFVSGAEYQKQLQSLCADGYLELDELIPAPADFVGFPETRVGAPPADPAPFNHSTKIAVLRAKRKDGKKASG from the coding sequence ATGAGCCTCTCCCTCGACGCGATCCTGCTGCGCGCCCTCCAAGCCCGGTCCGGCCTGCGCGATCCGCAATGGCAGGGCGCGCTGCGCCTGTTCAACGGTTTTCTGGAGGGCAATTCTGAGCTGGCGGTGGATCTTTTTGCCCGAACGGCGGTGGTTCACGACCACGCCGCGAGCGCTTCCGAGGCGAGCGCGCAGTTGGCGACGGTCGAAACTTTTGTGCGCGAGCACCTGCCGGAAGTGCGCGCGCTGCTCGTGAAGTCGAAGCAGAGCGCGGACCCGGAGGCGCGTCGCGGCGTGCTGCGCTTCGGCACATCCGCCGACCTGGACCGACGCGTGCGCGAGAACGGCGTGGCCTACGCGCTCGACCTGCGGCTCAACCAGGACGCCAGCCTCTACCTCGACACGCGCGAATTGCGCGCGTGGGCCAAGGCGAAGCTCGCGGATCAGATTGTCCTCAACACGTTCGCGTACACGGGCAGCCTGGGCGTGGCCGCGCGCGCCGCGCCCGCGAAGCGGGTGGTGCAAACCGACTTGAACCGTGCCTACCTCAACCTGGCCAAGGACTCGTACGCGCTCAACCGCTGGCCGGTGGTGCGCAGCGATTTCCGAGGCGGCGACTTCTTCGAGGTGATGGGCGAGCTCAAGCGGCAGGGCGCGCTCTTCGACTGCGTGTTCGTGGATCCGCCGTTCTTCTCCACGACCGACAAGGGCACGGTCGATCTGGAGAAGGAGTTCGCGCGGCTGCTCAACAAGGTTCGGCCGCTGGTGGGCGACGGCGGGCGGCTGGTGGCGGTGAACAACGCGCTCTTCGTGTCCGGCGCGGAGTATCAGAAGCAGCTCCAGTCGCTCTGCGCCGACGGCTACCTCGAGCTCGACGAGCTCATCCCCGCGCCAGCGGACTTCGTGGGCTTCCCGGAGACGCGCGTGGGCGCGCCGCCGGCAGATCCCGCGCCGTTCAACCACTCGACGAAGATCGCCGTGCTGCGCGCGAAGAGGAAGGACGGGAAAAAAGCGTCCGGGTAG